One genomic window of Streptomyces sp. WP-1 includes the following:
- the rplU gene encoding 50S ribosomal protein L21: MYAIVRSGGRQHKVAVGDIVEVDKISTAKVGDTVELSTLLVVDGDAVTSDPWVLAGIKVEAEVVDHHKGQKIDILRYKNKTGYRRRQGHRQQYTAIKVTSIPTAAK; this comes from the coding sequence GTGTACGCCATCGTGCGCAGCGGTGGTCGCCAGCACAAGGTTGCTGTCGGCGACATCGTTGAGGTTGACAAGATTTCCACTGCCAAGGTTGGCGACACGGTCGAGCTCTCGACCCTGCTCGTTGTCGACGGCGACGCTGTGACCAGCGACCCGTGGGTGCTGGCCGGTATCAAGGTCGAGGCCGAGGTCGTGGACCACCACAAGGGCCAGAAGATCGACATTCTGCGCTACAAGAACAAGACCGGCTACCGCCGTCGGCAGGGCCACCGCCAGCAGTACACGGCGATCAAGGTCACGTCGATCCCCACGGCTGCGAAGTAA
- the rpmA gene encoding 50S ribosomal protein L27, with protein sequence MAHKKGASSTRNGRDSNAQRLGVKRFGGQVVNAGEILVRQRGTHFHPGAGVGRGGDDTLFALLPGAVEFGTHRGRKVVNIVPVA encoded by the coding sequence ATGGCACACAAGAAGGGCGCATCGTCCACCCGGAACGGTCGCGACTCCAATGCCCAGCGGCTCGGCGTGAAGCGCTTCGGCGGTCAGGTCGTCAACGCTGGTGAGATCCTGGTCCGCCAGCGCGGCACCCACTTCCACCCCGGCGCCGGTGTCGGCCGTGGCGGCGACGACACCCTGTTCGCCCTGCTGCCGGGCGCGGTGGAGTTCGGTACCCACCGTGGCCGCAAGGTCGTGAACATCGTTCCGGTCGCCTGA